Proteins encoded by one window of Vibrio panuliri:
- the recA gene encoding recombinase RecA, whose amino-acid sequence MDENKQKALAAALGQIEKQFGKGSIMRLGDNRTMDVETISTGSLSLDIALGAGGLPMGRIVEIYGPESSGKTTLTLELIAAAQREGKTCAFIDAEHALDPIYAKKLGVDIDALLVSQPDTGEQALEICDALARSGAIDVLVVDSVAALTPKAEIEGEMGDSHMGLQARMLSQAMRKLTGNLKQSNCMCIFINQIRMKIGVMFGNPETTTGGNALKFYASVRLDIRRTGSIKEGDEVVGNETRIKVVKNKIAAPFKQAETQILYGQGFNREGELIDLGVKHKLVEKAGAWYSYNGDKIGQGKANACKYLKENPEAAHTIDSKLREMLLTPAQPEEPEIGEMPQEEEF is encoded by the coding sequence ATGGACGAGAATAAACAGAAAGCCCTCGCCGCTGCGCTAGGTCAAATTGAAAAGCAATTCGGTAAAGGCTCTATTATGCGCCTTGGTGATAACCGTACAATGGATGTAGAAACCATTTCGACGGGATCACTTTCTCTAGATATCGCACTAGGTGCTGGTGGTTTACCTATGGGTCGTATCGTAGAAATTTACGGTCCAGAATCTTCGGGTAAAACAACGTTGACTCTTGAGTTGATTGCCGCAGCTCAACGTGAAGGTAAAACTTGTGCTTTTATTGATGCTGAGCACGCACTTGATCCTATTTACGCTAAGAAGCTAGGTGTTGATATTGACGCACTATTGGTTTCTCAACCAGATACTGGTGAGCAGGCACTAGAAATTTGTGATGCCCTTGCTCGCTCAGGCGCAATTGATGTTCTCGTGGTTGACTCGGTAGCGGCACTAACACCAAAAGCTGAAATTGAAGGTGAGATGGGCGATAGCCACATGGGCTTACAAGCGCGTATGCTATCTCAAGCAATGCGTAAGCTAACTGGTAACCTTAAACAGTCTAACTGTATGTGTATCTTCATCAACCAAATCCGTATGAAGATTGGTGTGATGTTTGGTAACCCAGAGACGACAACTGGCGGTAATGCTCTGAAATTTTACGCATCTGTTCGTCTTGATATTCGCCGCACAGGTTCTATCAAAGAAGGCGATGAAGTTGTAGGTAACGAAACTCGTATTAAAGTGGTGAAGAACAAGATTGCTGCACCATTTAAGCAAGCTGAAACTCAAATTCTTTATGGCCAAGGCTTTAACCGTGAGGGCGAACTGATCGACCTAGGTGTGAAGCACAAGCTAGTAGAAAAAGCAGGTGCTTGGTACAGCTACAATGGCGATAAGATTGGCCAAGGTAAAGCGAACGCGTGTAAGTACCTAAAAGAGAACCCAGAAGCGGCGCATACTATCGATAGCAAACTGCGTGAGATGCTATTGACTCCAGCTCAGCCTGAAGAGCCTGAAATCGGCGAGATGCCGCAAGAAGAAGAGTTCTAA
- the pncC gene encoding nicotinamide-nucleotide amidase translates to MTTHITSSTRLGKLLLAHQHVLTTAESCTGGGVATAVTDIAGSSAWFDRAFVTYSNEAKIEMLGVKESTLDTWGAVSEPIVEEMVLGALQHSNATMAVSISGIAGPAGGSVEKPVGTVCFGFADSAGWLMVSTQHFSGDRSEVRTQAVEYALTILCDYLGERS, encoded by the coding sequence ATGACCACACATATCACAAGTAGCACGCGCCTTGGTAAATTATTGTTAGCGCATCAACACGTTTTGACGACCGCTGAATCCTGCACTGGCGGAGGTGTCGCGACTGCGGTAACGGATATTGCAGGTAGTTCAGCTTGGTTCGACCGTGCTTTTGTTACCTATAGTAATGAAGCGAAAATAGAGATGCTCGGGGTTAAGGAAAGCACTTTGGATACATGGGGAGCGGTGAGTGAACCCATCGTTGAAGAAATGGTGCTGGGGGCATTACAACATTCAAACGCGACAATGGCGGTGTCGATCAGCGGTATCGCTGGCCCTGCGGGTGGGAGTGTTGAGAAGCCCGTTGGAACAGTTTGTTTTGGTTTTGCAGACAGTGCTGGCTGGTTAATGGTTTCAACCCAACATTTTTCCGGCGACCGAAGCGAAGTACGTACACAAGCCGTAGAGTATGCACTGACAATACTGTGTGACTATTTGGGTGAGAGATCATAG
- a CDS encoding tyrosine phenol-lyase, which produces MDKRYPAEPFRIKTIENVSMIGREERAEKMKEAGYNTFLLNSADVYIDLLTDSGTSAMSDKQWAALMTGDEAYAGSKDFYKLEEAVQRLYGFPYLIPTHQGRGAENILSQIAIPKDKGQQWVLGNMYFTTTRFHQEHNGAKFIDIIRDEAHDAALDVPFKGNIDLDKLQSAIAEKGAENIAYVCLAITVNLAGGQPVSMANMRAVSEICKANGIKVFYDATRCAENAYYIKEQEEGYADKSIKEIVLEQFSYADGATMSSKKDGLANIGGFLALRDEHLFEESKELVVVYEGMPSYGGLAGRDMAALAVGLEEALEFPYLDHRIKQIRYLGDKLREAGVPMIEPVGGHAVFVDARRFLPHLTQDQCPAQTLAASVYIETGVRTMERGIVSAGRNRETGDHHRPALETIRLTIPRRVYTYAHMDAVAEGIIELYKKRDTIKGLNFVYEPKQLRFFTSRFEYIEG; this is translated from the coding sequence ATGGATAAACGTTATCCTGCTGAACCGTTTCGTATTAAAACTATCGAAAACGTATCAATGATTGGTCGCGAAGAGCGTGCTGAAAAAATGAAAGAAGCTGGTTACAACACGTTTCTTCTAAACAGTGCTGATGTTTACATCGACCTACTAACTGACTCAGGCACATCTGCAATGTCTGACAAGCAGTGGGCTGCTCTAATGACTGGTGACGAAGCATACGCTGGTTCTAAAGATTTCTACAAACTAGAAGAAGCTGTTCAACGTCTATACGGTTTCCCATACCTAATTCCTACTCACCAAGGTCGCGGTGCAGAGAACATCCTTTCTCAAATCGCAATTCCTAAAGACAAAGGTCAACAATGGGTTCTTGGTAACATGTACTTCACAACTACACGTTTCCACCAAGAGCACAACGGTGCTAAATTCATCGACATCATCCGTGATGAAGCACACGATGCAGCACTAGATGTACCATTTAAAGGCAACATCGACCTAGACAAACTACAATCTGCTATCGCTGAGAAAGGCGCAGAAAACATTGCTTACGTATGTCTAGCAATCACTGTAAACCTAGCAGGTGGTCAGCCAGTATCTATGGCTAACATGCGTGCAGTAAGCGAAATCTGTAAAGCTAACGGCATCAAAGTATTCTACGATGCAACTCGTTGTGCAGAAAACGCATACTACATCAAAGAGCAAGAAGAAGGTTACGCAGACAAGTCTATCAAAGAGATCGTTCTTGAGCAGTTCTCTTACGCAGACGGCGCAACAATGTCTTCTAAGAAAGACGGTCTTGCAAACATCGGTGGTTTCCTAGCGCTACGCGACGAGCACCTATTCGAAGAATCTAAAGAACTAGTAGTAGTATACGAAGGTATGCCTTCATACGGCGGTCTAGCTGGTCGTGACATGGCAGCTCTAGCTGTTGGTCTAGAAGAAGCTCTAGAGTTCCCTTACCTTGACCACCGTATCAAGCAAATCCGTTACCTAGGTGACAAGCTACGTGAAGCTGGCGTTCCAATGATTGAACCTGTTGGTGGCCACGCAGTATTCGTTGACGCACGTCGCTTCCTACCACACCTAACTCAAGATCAGTGTCCAGCGCAAACTCTAGCTGCGTCTGTATACATCGAGACAGGTGTACGTACAATGGAACGTGGTATCGTATCTGCAGGACGTAACCGTGAGACTGGTGATCACCACCGTCCAGCTCTAGAAACTATCCGTCTAACTATTCCACGTCGTGTTTACACTTACGCACACATGGATGCAGTAGCTGAAGGTATCATCGAGCTATACAAAAAACGTGACACTATCAAAGGTCTAAACTTTGTATACGAGCCTAAGCAACTACGTTTCTTCACTTCTCGTTTCGAGTACATTGAAGGTTAA
- a CDS encoding pilin — protein sequence MRTHSIKQMQGFTLIELMIVVAIIAVLATIGMPMYNNYTIRSNVVAAIAEASSYKTAVALCYQENGALSSCDAGNDGVPSAASKITGITDGKITLNPQVDCDNDSSTDNTFAYSPDVDTGGIMTWNIADDQSNCGQYQ from the coding sequence ATGCGCACCCACTCTATAAAGCAAATGCAAGGCTTTACTCTGATTGAGTTGATGATCGTTGTGGCAATCATCGCCGTGCTCGCCACTATTGGCATGCCGATGTACAACAACTACACAATTAGATCTAATGTCGTTGCAGCAATCGCCGAAGCGAGTTCGTATAAGACCGCTGTCGCCCTTTGCTACCAAGAAAATGGCGCCTTGTCATCTTGTGACGCAGGGAATGACGGTGTACCGAGTGCGGCTTCCAAAATTACCGGTATCACCGATGGAAAGATTACCCTTAATCCACAAGTCGACTGCGATAATGACTCATCAACCGACAATACTTTTGCCTATAGCCCCGATGTCGACACCGGTGGGATCATGACTTGGAACATTGCTGACGACCAAAGTAACTGCGGTCAATATCAATAA
- the pilB gene encoding type IV-A pilus assembly ATPase PilB, with translation MPLLEMLLRERYLTSTQLASLPIEQHTSLCETLVNSGTLSHQQLSIAMAQLFNLEVVEIEHFDYQSLCRTLGLRELITRYQAVPIKRNTQQLTLAIFDPSQTGLEQEFGFATHLQVVLVIADIRAIKKAINNLYGRNNPHINTYHKEIDTTELEQMVDLSQQEQNSLDELTQDDAPISRYIHQVLLDAIRKGASDIHFEPYEEHFRIRFRCDGLLLEAHHPPVSLGRRLTTRVKILAQLNIAERRLPQDGRTKLKLNDALSADMRISTLPTLWGEKVVLRLLNNTPSVLNIDKLGFTQEQQQTYVQTLKRPQGLIMITGPTGSGKTVTLYAGLATLNTPQRNIATAEDPIEMNLFGINQVQVQPQIGFDFSTALRTFLRQDPDVIMVGEIRDFETAEIAVKAAQTGHLVLSTLHTNSAAETLVRLNNMGIQPYNLAASLSLVIAQRLVRRLCPLCKQNAELTLEQASYLSVSHPQAVYCANHSGCEHCNQGYLGRIGLFEILPINQEIKRKILAQSNASELQQQAVAQGMQTIKSCATEKLLQGETSLAELERVLLFGE, from the coding sequence ATGCCCTTGCTTGAGATGCTACTGAGAGAGCGCTACCTTACCTCAACCCAACTTGCATCCTTGCCGATTGAACAACACACATCTCTGTGCGAGACATTGGTAAACTCTGGCACATTAAGCCATCAGCAACTTAGTATCGCCATGGCTCAACTCTTTAACCTTGAAGTGGTTGAGATCGAACACTTTGACTATCAATCCTTATGTCGCACTTTGGGATTAAGAGAGCTGATTACCCGTTACCAAGCTGTTCCGATAAAGAGAAATACTCAACAGCTCACTCTTGCCATTTTTGACCCAAGCCAAACCGGCTTGGAGCAAGAGTTTGGCTTTGCCACCCACCTTCAAGTTGTTTTGGTTATTGCGGATATTCGTGCAATTAAGAAAGCAATCAATAATTTATATGGCCGCAATAATCCCCATATCAATACATACCATAAGGAGATTGATACGACTGAACTCGAGCAAATGGTCGATCTTTCTCAACAAGAGCAAAACTCTCTCGACGAGTTAACCCAAGATGATGCTCCTATCAGCCGCTATATCCATCAGGTCCTACTCGATGCAATCCGTAAAGGGGCTTCCGATATTCATTTCGAACCATACGAAGAACATTTTCGAATTCGTTTTCGTTGCGATGGCCTCCTACTTGAAGCACACCACCCTCCAGTTTCGTTAGGGCGAAGATTAACAACACGAGTAAAAATCCTCGCTCAATTAAACATCGCGGAAAGGCGCTTGCCACAAGATGGACGCACCAAGCTAAAACTCAACGACGCCTTGTCGGCAGATATGCGTATATCCACTCTGCCAACATTATGGGGCGAAAAGGTGGTGCTGCGTTTACTGAACAATACACCAAGCGTACTCAACATCGACAAACTTGGATTTACTCAAGAACAACAACAGACTTACGTTCAAACGTTGAAGCGCCCGCAAGGACTCATCATGATCACCGGACCGACTGGCAGTGGTAAAACAGTCACTCTTTATGCAGGTCTCGCTACACTTAACACCCCTCAACGTAATATTGCGACCGCCGAAGATCCAATCGAAATGAATCTATTTGGCATAAACCAAGTGCAAGTCCAACCCCAAATTGGCTTTGATTTCTCCACGGCGCTACGCACATTTTTACGCCAAGACCCAGACGTGATAATGGTCGGAGAAATACGTGATTTTGAAACCGCTGAAATTGCCGTCAAAGCAGCACAAACGGGTCACTTAGTACTTTCGACACTACACACTAACTCTGCGGCTGAAACGCTAGTTCGACTGAATAACATGGGGATTCAACCATACAATCTCGCGGCTTCATTGAGCTTAGTGATAGCGCAACGCTTGGTTCGCCGTTTGTGTCCGTTATGCAAACAGAACGCCGAGCTCACTTTAGAGCAAGCCAGTTATCTCTCAGTCTCGCATCCTCAAGCCGTATATTGTGCCAACCACTCAGGCTGTGAACATTGTAATCAAGGCTACTTAGGCCGAATTGGTCTATTTGAAATCCTACCAATCAATCAAGAAATCAAACGCAAAATTCTCGCTCAATCTAATGCTTCGGAACTGCAACAGCAGGCAGTAGCACAGGGGATGCAAACTATAAAATCCTGTGCGACCGAGAAGCTACTTCAAGGCGAGACGAGCTTGGCTGAACTTGAGCGTGTTTTACTATTTGGGGAATAG
- the mutS gene encoding DNA mismatch repair protein MutS — MTTKNKTNTHTPMMQQYLKLKAENPDILLFYRMGDFYELFYDDAKRASQLLDISLTKRGSSAGEPIPMAGVPYHAVEGYLAKLVQLGESVAICEQIGDPATSKGPVERKVVRIVTPGTVTDEALLSERVDNLIAAIYHHNGKFGYATLDITSGRFQLTEPESEEAMAAELQRTSPRELLFPEDFEPVQLMSSRSGNRRRPVWEFEIDTAKQQLNQQFGTRDLIGFGVEHAKLGLCAAGCLIQYVKDTQRTALPHIRSLTFDRQDHSVILDAATRRNLEITQNLAGGLDNTLADVLDKTATPMGSRMLKRWLHQPMRCIDTLNQRLDAITDIKEQSVFCDLQPVLKQIGDIERILARLALRSARPRDLARLRHAMQQLPDLAAVLADLNHPYLAKLAQFAAPMDSVCDLLERAIKENPPVVIRDGGVIAEGYNAELDEWRNLADGATEYLEQLEREERERHDIDTLKVGYNAVHGFFIQVSRGQSHLVPAHYVRRQTLKNAERYIIPELKEHEDKVLNSKSKALSVEKKLWEELFDLLLPHLEQMQNLASAVSQLDVLQNLAERADSLDYCRPTLSQEPGISIQAGRHPVVEQVMDEPFIANPIELNTQRKMLIITGPNMGGKSTYMRQTALIALLAHIGSYVPAESAHIGSIDRIFTRIGASDDLASGRSTFMVEMTETANILHNATERSLVLMDEIGRGTSTYDGLSLAWASAEWLAKQIGALTLFATHYFELTELPNQIAHLANVHLDAVEHGESIAFMHAVQEGAASKSYGLAVAGLAGVPKTVIKQARAKLTQLEQLSHVTEANAPRSSAVDIANQLSLIPEPSEVEEALANINPDDLTPRQALEELYRLKKLL; from the coding sequence ATGACGACAAAAAATAAAACCAATACACATACACCTATGATGCAGCAATATCTTAAGTTAAAAGCTGAGAATCCTGACATTCTGCTGTTTTATCGTATGGGCGACTTCTACGAGCTTTTTTATGACGACGCAAAACGCGCTTCACAACTGCTCGATATCTCATTAACCAAGCGTGGCTCATCAGCCGGCGAGCCGATCCCAATGGCAGGCGTACCTTACCACGCCGTAGAGGGCTACTTAGCGAAACTGGTTCAACTCGGTGAATCCGTCGCGATCTGTGAGCAAATTGGTGATCCAGCCACCAGCAAAGGCCCCGTTGAACGCAAAGTAGTGCGTATTGTAACTCCGGGAACTGTGACCGATGAAGCGCTGCTGTCTGAGCGCGTTGACAACCTGATTGCGGCTATCTATCACCATAATGGTAAATTTGGCTATGCCACATTAGATATTACCTCTGGTCGTTTCCAGCTCACCGAGCCTGAGAGCGAAGAAGCAATGGCAGCCGAACTACAACGCACCTCACCACGTGAGTTACTGTTCCCTGAAGATTTTGAACCTGTGCAATTGATGTCCTCGCGCAGTGGCAATCGTCGTCGCCCAGTATGGGAGTTTGAAATCGACACCGCCAAGCAGCAACTTAATCAGCAATTTGGCACCCGTGATCTAATCGGTTTTGGTGTAGAGCATGCCAAGTTAGGGCTTTGCGCTGCGGGTTGCTTAATTCAATACGTAAAAGATACTCAACGCACAGCACTGCCGCATATTCGCTCATTGACGTTTGATCGCCAAGATCACTCGGTGATTTTGGATGCCGCAACGCGCCGCAATTTAGAAATCACCCAAAACCTTGCTGGCGGCTTAGATAACACCCTAGCGGACGTCTTAGATAAAACGGCGACGCCTATGGGTAGCCGAATGCTCAAACGTTGGTTGCATCAACCAATGCGCTGTATCGACACCCTAAACCAACGCCTAGATGCGATTACCGATATTAAAGAGCAAAGCGTTTTCTGCGACTTGCAACCCGTATTGAAGCAAATTGGTGATATCGAGCGTATTCTGGCTCGTTTAGCACTGCGCTCAGCTCGTCCTCGTGATTTGGCACGTTTGCGACATGCGATGCAACAGTTGCCGGACTTGGCTGCGGTACTGGCTGATCTTAATCACCCGTATCTTGCTAAGTTAGCGCAATTTGCCGCCCCGATGGATTCTGTTTGCGATCTGCTTGAACGCGCCATTAAAGAGAATCCACCTGTAGTTATCCGTGATGGTGGTGTGATCGCAGAGGGCTATAACGCTGAGTTAGATGAGTGGCGTAATCTTGCCGATGGTGCCACTGAGTACTTAGAGCAACTGGAGCGAGAAGAACGCGAGCGCCATGATATTGACACGCTTAAAGTGGGCTATAACGCAGTCCATGGCTTCTTTATTCAAGTCAGCCGTGGGCAGAGCCATCTAGTACCCGCTCACTATGTGCGCCGTCAAACACTAAAAAATGCCGAACGCTACATTATTCCTGAGCTGAAAGAGCACGAAGATAAAGTTCTCAACTCAAAATCAAAAGCCCTTTCTGTGGAGAAAAAACTGTGGGAAGAGCTATTTGATCTTCTCCTTCCACATCTAGAGCAAATGCAGAACTTAGCCTCTGCAGTTTCACAATTAGACGTACTGCAAAACCTAGCCGAACGCGCTGATAGCCTAGACTACTGTCGTCCAACCTTGAGTCAAGAGCCGGGGATTTCGATTCAAGCGGGTCGCCACCCTGTCGTTGAGCAAGTCATGGATGAGCCCTTTATTGCCAACCCAATAGAACTTAACACTCAACGCAAAATGCTGATCATCACAGGTCCAAACATGGGGGGTAAATCAACCTACATGCGCCAGACTGCCTTGATCGCACTGTTAGCGCATATCGGCTCTTACGTGCCCGCAGAATCAGCACACATAGGCTCAATCGATCGCATTTTTACTCGTATTGGTGCATCAGATGACTTAGCTTCTGGTCGTTCAACCTTTATGGTCGAAATGACAGAAACAGCCAATATTCTGCACAACGCCACTGAACGCAGCTTGGTATTGATGGACGAAATTGGTCGAGGAACCAGTACATACGACGGTCTGTCACTCGCATGGGCAAGCGCCGAATGGCTGGCAAAGCAAATTGGGGCACTCACCCTTTTTGCCACCCACTACTTTGAACTCACCGAGCTACCAAACCAAATTGCCCACTTGGCCAACGTACATTTAGATGCTGTTGAACATGGTGAAAGCATTGCCTTTATGCATGCGGTGCAAGAAGGTGCTGCCAGCAAATCCTATGGTCTTGCCGTTGCAGGACTTGCTGGTGTGCCGAAAACCGTGATTAAACAAGCCCGTGCGAAGCTGACTCAGTTAGAGCAGTTAAGCCACGTAACTGAAGCCAATGCACCGCGCAGCAGCGCTGTCGATATTGCCAACCAACTCAGTTTAATTCCTGAACCAAGTGAAGTGGAAGAGGCGCTAGCAAACATCAACCCAGACGACTTAACTCCTCGCCAAGCACTGGAAGAGTTGTACCGTTTGAAAAAGCTGCTTTAA